A genomic region of Chitinimonas arctica contains the following coding sequences:
- the cls gene encoding cardiolipin synthase, with protein sequence MKIPQHATRIGLISACCVFTAVSCSSLPSSAPADLPQQSGQVQLANSRGPLSIKQSKAILEPLRRRFGDSDLLGRHIAVEEAVVGRPLLVGNQVSLLIDGPATYQAMFSAIEAARDHINLETYIYEDDELGRKVAEMLLAKQAQGVQVNLIYDSVGSINTPRAFFDRLRDAGIRVLEFNPVNPLKARKGWELNSRDHRKLLVVDGETAFLGGINISGVYSRGSFARSSGDKDKTPWRDTHLRIQGPAVAEFQRLFLETWQKQKGEALAARKYFPPLAQKGPELVRALGSAPDAEHSVNYLTLLSAIDSASDHISITNAYFVPDRQLLNALKQAARRGVQVKLILPGTSDFWATYHAGRSRYAELLAAGVRIFERRGALLHAKSAEIDGVWSCVGSTNLDWRSFLHNNEVDAAVLGSGFASQMQAMFQRDLQSSDEIIASQWSRRSLLMRIKEAGARIWQYWL encoded by the coding sequence ATGAAAATCCCGCAACACGCCACTCGCATCGGCCTGATCAGCGCTTGCTGTGTCTTTACGGCCGTCTCCTGCAGTTCGCTCCCCTCCAGCGCGCCTGCCGACCTACCGCAACAAAGCGGCCAGGTCCAACTGGCGAATTCCCGTGGGCCGTTGAGTATCAAGCAAAGCAAGGCGATTCTCGAGCCGCTGCGCCGCCGGTTTGGCGACAGCGATCTACTGGGACGGCATATCGCGGTGGAGGAGGCGGTGGTGGGGCGACCGCTTTTGGTGGGCAATCAGGTTAGCTTGCTGATAGACGGTCCCGCTACTTACCAAGCCATGTTCTCGGCCATCGAGGCTGCCCGCGACCATATCAATCTCGAAACCTATATCTACGAGGATGACGAACTGGGCCGCAAAGTGGCCGAGATGCTGCTGGCCAAGCAGGCTCAGGGCGTGCAGGTCAATCTGATCTATGACAGTGTGGGCAGTATCAATACCCCGCGTGCCTTTTTCGATCGGCTGCGGGATGCCGGTATACGGGTGCTGGAGTTCAATCCGGTCAATCCGCTCAAGGCACGCAAGGGTTGGGAACTCAATAGCCGGGATCACCGCAAATTGCTGGTGGTGGATGGCGAAACCGCTTTCCTGGGCGGCATCAATATCAGTGGTGTGTATTCGCGCGGCTCCTTTGCCCGCTCCAGCGGCGACAAGGACAAGACCCCCTGGCGCGATACCCATCTGCGGATCCAGGGGCCGGCGGTCGCCGAATTCCAGCGCCTATTCCTGGAAACCTGGCAAAAGCAAAAGGGCGAAGCGTTGGCCGCCCGCAAGTATTTTCCGCCGCTGGCGCAGAAGGGGCCTGAGCTGGTACGCGCCTTGGGCAGCGCGCCGGACGCCGAACACAGCGTCAACTACCTGACCTTGCTATCCGCCATCGATAGCGCCAGTGATCATATTTCCATCACCAATGCCTATTTCGTGCCCGACAGGCAGTTGTTGAATGCGCTGAAGCAGGCCGCCAGGCGCGGTGTACAAGTCAAACTCATCCTGCCCGGCACTTCCGATTTCTGGGCGACTTACCACGCCGGCCGTTCGCGCTACGCCGAGTTATTGGCGGCAGGGGTAAGGATATTCGAGCGCCGTGGCGCCTTGCTGCATGCCAAGTCCGCCGAGATCGACGGCGTCTGGTCTTGCGTCGGCTCCACCAACCTCGATTGGCGCAGCTTCCTGCATAACAACGAGGTCGACGCCGCCGTGCTGGGCAGTGGCTTTGCCAGCCA
- a CDS encoding response regulator, whose amino-acid sequence MSLFDEPPIDGPAVLVVDDNPTTRYSTSRVLKAAGFQIQEAGTGTEAIELADAGISAVILDVHLPDLDGFEVCRCLRSRQGTLQLPVIHLSAAYVSDDDKVRGLDCGADAYMTHPVEPALLVATVRTLMRMRAVEDGMRRSEARFRAIYKQALNGICLFDTAGCFIEANPAMLDLLKRSQSEVVGRRLVDFAPSCWVERIDAYLADSRTGMWFGEFPLLDSNAGLVHLEWSWSAHLEPGVSMAIATNISERIALSHQRDQLLEREQAARAAAERISRSKDEFVAILSHELRTPLNAILSWVHVLKQDPAQHLTRGLEAIERNAKTQTRLISDILDVSRMDLGKLSLDLEMVNVGDLVNSAVSALGGSIRDKALRVEVETNEVSRPMVADPARLQQIVWNLLTNAIKFCQSGGQIHIGLRQDDSNLTLTVSDDGQGIKPDFLPFLFDRFTQSDYASNRYHGGLGLGLSIVKQLVELHGGTVSALSSGPGQGAAFIAVFPIKTDAPQPCRSTKDADGGDAQLATSLAGLNIVVVEDDAETREMLCLILRDRDARVRSACNFAKGLHCLEQQRPDLLISDIGLPGQDGYALIREVRQRERGGLRLPAIALTAFARAEDKQLALTAGFDSYLAKPLRPNDLIATIFELAHPAMPRK is encoded by the coding sequence ATGAGCCTTTTCGACGAACCACCGATCGATGGTCCGGCCGTGCTGGTGGTGGATGACAATCCCACGACCCGCTATTCCACCTCGCGCGTACTCAAAGCGGCGGGTTTCCAGATACAGGAGGCGGGCACCGGTACCGAGGCAATCGAGTTGGCGGATGCCGGCATCTCGGCGGTCATCCTGGACGTGCATCTGCCCGATCTGGACGGCTTCGAAGTCTGCCGTTGCCTGCGTAGCCGCCAGGGGACCCTCCAGCTGCCGGTTATCCATCTCTCCGCGGCCTATGTGAGCGATGACGACAAGGTGCGCGGTCTCGATTGCGGTGCCGATGCTTATATGACCCACCCGGTCGAACCGGCCCTCCTGGTGGCGACCGTACGGACCTTGATGCGCATGCGAGCGGTCGAGGATGGCATGCGCCGTAGCGAGGCGCGTTTTCGGGCCATCTACAAGCAGGCATTGAACGGCATTTGCCTGTTCGATACGGCCGGTTGCTTTATCGAAGCCAATCCGGCCATGTTAGACCTCCTCAAGCGCAGCCAGAGCGAGGTGGTGGGGCGGCGCCTGGTCGATTTCGCGCCATCCTGCTGGGTCGAGCGTATCGATGCCTACCTGGCCGACAGCCGTACCGGCATGTGGTTCGGCGAGTTCCCCTTATTGGATAGCAACGCTGGCCTGGTGCATCTGGAGTGGAGCTGGTCGGCTCATCTGGAACCGGGCGTCAGCATGGCGATCGCCACCAATATCTCCGAGCGCATTGCCTTGTCGCACCAGCGCGATCAATTGCTGGAGCGGGAACAGGCGGCGCGTGCCGCGGCGGAACGGATCAGCCGTTCCAAGGACGAATTCGTCGCCATCCTGTCGCACGAGCTGCGTACACCGCTGAATGCGATTCTCAGCTGGGTGCATGTGCTCAAGCAGGACCCGGCGCAGCATCTGACGCGCGGGTTGGAAGCGATAGAACGCAATGCCAAGACCCAGACACGGCTGATTTCCGACATTCTCGATGTGTCGCGCATGGATCTGGGCAAATTGAGCCTGGATCTGGAAATGGTCAATGTGGGGGATCTGGTGAACTCGGCCGTATCCGCGCTGGGCGGCTCCATCCGCGACAAGGCGCTGCGGGTGGAGGTCGAGACAAACGAGGTGAGCAGGCCCATGGTTGCCGACCCCGCTCGGCTACAGCAGATTGTCTGGAACCTGTTGACCAATGCCATCAAGTTTTGCCAGTCGGGCGGGCAGATCCATATCGGCCTGCGCCAGGACGACAGCAATCTGACGCTGACGGTGAGTGACGACGGACAAGGCATCAAACCGGATTTCCTGCCTTTTCTTTTCGATCGCTTTACCCAAAGCGACTATGCCAGCAACCGCTATCACGGTGGGCTGGGTCTGGGCCTGTCCATCGTCAAACAGTTGGTGGAGCTGCATGGCGGCACGGTCTCGGCGCTCAGTTCCGGTCCCGGCCAAGGCGCCGCCTTTATTGCCGTCTTCCCCATCAAGACCGATGCGCCACAACCATGCAGGAGCACGAAAGACGCTGACGGCGGCGACGCACAATTGGCTACCAGTCTGGCGGGCCTCAACATTGTTGTCGTCGAGGACGATGCCGAAACGCGGGAGATGCTATGTCTGATACTGCGAGATCGCGACGCGCGTGTGCGGTCCGCCTGCAACTTCGCCAAAGGCTTGCACTGCCTCGAGCAGCAGCGGCCGGACTTGCTGATCAGCGATATCGGCTTACCGGGCCAGGATGGCTATGCCTTGATTCGCGAAGTGCGGCAACGTGAACGTGGCGGCCTACGCTTGCCTGCCATTGCCTTGACCGCTTTCGCCCGGGCGGAAGACAAACAGCTGGCCCTGACCGCCGGTTTCGATAGCTACCTGGCAAAGCCGTTGCGGCCGAATGATCTGATTGCCACCATATTCGAACTTGCCCATCCCGCGATGCCCCGCAAATAA
- a CDS encoding sensor histidine kinase: MKDPDRQAVCASHAEVQAKVAEIAALRAELDETNRGVLALHAELDIRAEDLLHATELKSRFLTYMSHEFRTPIGAIRSIARLLMDRVDGPLTAEQETQVRFIQDTAAEFSEMVDDLLDLAKVEAGQLEICPEWFEMVDLFSALRGMFKPMLTNHDVALVFEEPHEVPSLFNDDRKLAQILRNFISNALKFTQKGEIRLSARRNDDDTVTFAVADTGIGIAPEFHHAIFQDFVQVDSPIQKRLRGTGLGLSLSKRLAELLGGTVALQSELGNGAVFSIRLPLRLPNQSAGTRGAEQS; the protein is encoded by the coding sequence ATGAAAGACCCTGACCGACAAGCGGTATGCGCGTCCCACGCGGAAGTGCAGGCCAAGGTGGCTGAGATAGCAGCCTTGCGGGCCGAGTTGGATGAAACCAATCGCGGCGTACTGGCGCTCCATGCCGAACTCGATATAAGGGCGGAAGACCTGCTTCACGCCACCGAGCTGAAAAGTCGCTTTCTGACCTATATGAGCCACGAATTCCGCACGCCCATCGGTGCGATCCGCAGTATTGCCCGCCTGCTGATGGACCGCGTGGATGGTCCGTTGACGGCCGAGCAGGAGACCCAGGTGCGTTTTATCCAGGACACCGCGGCGGAATTCTCCGAGATGGTGGACGACCTGCTGGATCTGGCCAAGGTGGAGGCCGGTCAGTTGGAGATCTGCCCTGAATGGTTCGAGATGGTCGATCTGTTCTCGGCCCTGCGCGGCATGTTCAAACCCATGCTGACCAACCATGATGTGGCGCTGGTATTCGAAGAACCTCACGAGGTGCCGTCGCTGTTCAATGACGACCGCAAATTGGCGCAAATCCTGCGAAATTTTATTTCCAATGCCCTGAAATTCACCCAGAAGGGCGAAATCCGCCTATCCGCCCGCCGCAACGACGACGATACCGTGACTTTCGCGGTGGCCGATACCGGCATCGGCATAGCGCCGGAATTCCATCACGCGATCTTCCAGGATTTTGTCCAGGTCGATTCACCTATCCAGAAGCGCTTGCGCGGGACCGGTCTGGGCCTGTCTCTCAGCAAGCGGCTGGCCGAATTGCTGGGCGGCACGGTCGCTTTGCAAAGTGAATTGGGGAATGGGGCGGTCTTCTCGATCCGTCTGCCGCTTCGTCTGCCCAATCAAAGCGCAGGTACAAGGGGGGCGGAGCAATCATGA
- a CDS encoding ATP-binding protein — protein sequence MRHHYALAWEVARRNGHLAFELDDNSQVGELRRVAVAMAAKLGFDETTRGRVALVATELGSNLVRYANRGRVLLAAVESTPGKLAVEMLSLDHGPGIADLSACMADGHSTGGTSGTGLGAVRRLSDEFDIHSSVPSGTVILARLTTRPAPPPSGPFVVGAVALALPGETACGDGWSVRQGEAGTAVLLADGLGHGWEAAQATSLALATFETAPFDDSRAMLQKIHQALRTSRGAAVALAQLDPAGTHVRFAGVGNIAGRLISGLVDRSLLSQHGTAGLRLGSLHVVDCDWPAHAVLVMHSDGLFSRWKLEGAADILQHHPGLIAAWLMREYCRGRDDASVVVVKRRDV from the coding sequence ATGCGTCATCATTACGCGTTGGCGTGGGAAGTAGCGCGGCGGAACGGCCATCTTGCGTTCGAGTTGGACGACAACAGCCAGGTAGGCGAGTTGCGTCGTGTCGCCGTTGCCATGGCCGCCAAGCTGGGTTTCGACGAGACCACCAGGGGGCGGGTCGCCCTGGTGGCCACCGAGCTGGGGAGCAACCTGGTGCGCTACGCCAACCGTGGACGCGTGCTGTTGGCGGCGGTAGAGAGCACCCCAGGCAAGCTGGCGGTGGAAATGCTGTCGCTCGATCACGGTCCGGGCATCGCCGATTTGTCCGCCTGCATGGCGGATGGCCACTCCACCGGCGGGACGTCGGGGACCGGCTTGGGGGCGGTGCGGCGCTTGTCCGACGAGTTCGATATCCATAGCTCGGTGCCGTCCGGCACGGTCATCCTCGCCCGGCTGACGACCCGGCCGGCCCCTCCGCCGAGCGGCCCTTTCGTGGTAGGTGCGGTCGCGCTGGCGCTACCCGGCGAGACGGCATGTGGCGACGGCTGGTCCGTCAGGCAAGGTGAGGCGGGTACCGCCGTCCTGTTGGCCGACGGTCTCGGCCACGGTTGGGAGGCGGCCCAAGCCACATCCCTTGCCCTCGCTACCTTCGAAACGGCGCCCTTCGATGATTCCCGCGCCATGCTGCAAAAAATCCATCAGGCACTGCGCACAAGCCGCGGCGCGGCGGTGGCCCTGGCCCAACTCGACCCGGCTGGTACGCATGTACGGTTTGCCGGTGTAGGGAATATCGCCGGCCGGCTGATATCCGGCCTGGTCGATCGTTCGCTGCTTTCCCAGCACGGCACCGCGGGCCTACGGCTGGGCAGCCTGCATGTCGTGGATTGCGACTGGCCTGCACATGCGGTGCTGGTGATGCACTCCGACGGACTGTTCTCGCGCTGGAAGCTGGAAGGCGCGGCCGACATCCTGCAGCACCACCCAGGGCTTATCGCTGCCTGGCTGATGCGCGAATATTGCCGTGGCCGTGACGATGCCAGCGTAGTGGTGGTGAAACGGAGGGATGTCTGA
- a CDS encoding anti-sigma regulatory factor: MTQNSSGVLPLRSEQDIVFSRQTVRELTKSLKFSLVDQTKMITAASELSRNTVVYGGGGEMRWEVLSDSIRHGLRLHFEDWGPGIDNLEQALRDGWTSGNGLGMGLSGSRRLVNEFEIRSKVGEGTCVIITRWRGK; this comes from the coding sequence GTGACCCAAAATTCTAGCGGGGTGCTTCCGCTTCGCAGCGAGCAGGACATTGTCTTCAGTCGCCAGACCGTGCGCGAACTGACCAAGTCGCTGAAATTCTCCTTGGTCGACCAGACCAAGATGATCACGGCGGCCAGCGAGTTATCGCGCAATACCGTTGTATACGGCGGCGGCGGCGAGATGCGTTGGGAAGTGCTGAGCGACTCGATACGCCATGGCTTGCGTCTGCATTTCGAGGATTGGGGTCCCGGCATCGACAACCTGGAGCAAGCCCTGCGGGATGGCTGGACCTCGGGCAACGGCTTGGGCATGGGCTTGTCGGGTAGCCGGCGGCTGGTTAACGAGTTCGAGATACGCAGCAAGGTGGGTGAGGGCACATGCGTCATCATTACGCGTTGGCGTGGGAAGTAG
- a CDS encoding STAS domain-containing protein gives MERIPILQMGNCLFVTIQVDLRDQIALTLQSDLADRIAATGAQGVLIDISSLEIVDSFIGRMLTAISNIAGLLGAGVVVVGIQPAVAITLVELGLSFGGVRTALNAERGMRMLAAAWERECDPKF, from the coding sequence ATGGAACGCATCCCCATTCTGCAGATGGGCAACTGTCTGTTTGTGACGATACAGGTGGATTTGCGGGACCAGATCGCCCTGACCCTGCAAAGCGACCTGGCCGATCGGATCGCCGCCACCGGCGCCCAGGGGGTACTGATCGATATCTCTTCCCTGGAAATCGTGGATTCCTTTATCGGCCGGATGCTGACGGCAATTTCGAATATCGCCGGCTTGCTGGGTGCCGGCGTGGTGGTGGTGGGCATCCAGCCGGCGGTGGCGATCACGCTGGTGGAGCTGGGGCTGTCGTTCGGCGGTGTGCGCACCGCCCTGAATGCCGAGCGTGGCATGCGCATGCTTGCCGCCGCCTGGGAGCGTGAATGTGACCCAAAATTCTAG
- a CDS encoding STAS domain-containing protein, with amino-acid sequence MKTQNLVLDEILQNDLKQFIEDWLAESLQDGALVRAPASAQTDAAKLVRALRDGIRADGEPAQFEAPPWANLHAVLHELSASRAAQGASAGDTSRFVLAIKRPIFAALQLRITEDVRALMEAIWWNSNLADKMAQYAARAYQSSREEVIHRQQQELLELSTPVIKLWDGVLAVPIIGTLDSGRTQLVMESLLQRLVETGSELAIVDITGVPTVDTLVAQHLIKTVTAIRLMGADCIISGIRPQIAQTIVHLGIELQGITTKATLADALGLALKATGHLVTRATA; translated from the coding sequence ATGAAGACGCAAAATTTAGTGCTGGATGAAATTCTGCAAAACGATCTGAAGCAATTTATCGAGGATTGGCTGGCGGAGTCGCTGCAGGACGGCGCCCTGGTCAGGGCGCCGGCAAGTGCGCAGACCGATGCCGCCAAGCTGGTACGGGCCTTGCGCGACGGCATCCGCGCCGACGGCGAGCCGGCGCAGTTCGAGGCGCCGCCCTGGGCAAACCTGCACGCGGTACTGCATGAGCTGTCGGCCTCGCGCGCCGCACAGGGCGCGTCGGCCGGCGATACCAGCCGGTTCGTGCTGGCGATCAAGCGTCCCATCTTCGCCGCCCTCCAGCTGCGTATCACCGAGGATGTGCGGGCGTTGATGGAGGCGATCTGGTGGAATTCCAACCTGGCCGACAAGATGGCGCAATACGCCGCCAGGGCGTATCAAAGCTCGCGTGAGGAAGTGATCCACCGGCAGCAGCAGGAGTTGCTGGAACTGTCCACGCCGGTGATCAAGCTGTGGGACGGCGTCCTGGCCGTGCCCATCATCGGCACGCTGGACAGCGGCCGTACCCAGTTGGTGATGGAATCCCTGCTACAGCGGCTGGTCGAGACCGGCTCCGAGTTGGCCATCGTCGATATCACCGGTGTGCCTACCGTCGATACGCTGGTGGCGCAGCATCTGATCAAGACCGTTACGGCCATCCGCCTGATGGGCGCCGACTGCATCATCAGCGGAATCCGGCCGCAGATCGCCCAGACGATCGTCCATCTCGGTATCGAACTGCAAGGCATCACCACCAAGGCGACCCTGGCTGACGCCCTGGGTCTGGCACTGAAGGCCACCGGCCACCTCGTCACCCGCGCCACGGCCTAA
- a CDS encoding LysR family transcriptional regulator: MQCRLSYTDLSLILALVRGKTLARAAALLRVDVSTVFRAIHKLEAALGRELFGKSRAGYVPNSMALALADQAERAEKALLAAQVGLEQGHDVVSGTVRLTCTDSVLQGLLLPALARFMPAYPALNLELTTSNAFANLSRRDADIALRLTTAPPAHLVGRHLGAVAYRVCAAQAYLATGVAPELAGLAWIGLDDFLPDHATVAWRRQHLPGVMPRFQCNSMQSAIELVRAGLGAAILPEFVLPRFPDVLPLTPPLPACDTALWLLTRPDCRALRAVVTLFDELAASIRLA; the protein is encoded by the coding sequence ATGCAATGTAGACTGAGTTATACCGACCTTTCACTGATCCTTGCCTTGGTGCGTGGCAAGACTTTGGCCCGGGCGGCCGCCTTGTTGCGCGTCGATGTTTCCACCGTCTTTCGCGCCATCCACAAACTGGAAGCCGCGCTGGGAAGGGAGCTATTCGGCAAGAGCCGGGCGGGCTATGTGCCCAACAGCATGGCCCTGGCGCTGGCCGATCAAGCCGAGCGGGCCGAAAAGGCCTTGCTGGCTGCCCAGGTCGGCCTCGAACAAGGCCACGATGTGGTCAGCGGCACCGTTCGCCTCACTTGTACCGATTCGGTCCTGCAAGGTCTGCTGCTGCCGGCGCTGGCCCGCTTCATGCCCGCCTATCCGGCCTTGAACCTTGAACTGACGACATCGAACGCGTTCGCCAATCTGAGCCGGCGCGATGCCGATATCGCCTTGCGGTTGACCACGGCCCCGCCGGCGCATCTGGTCGGCCGGCACCTGGGGGCGGTTGCCTACCGTGTCTGCGCGGCCCAAGCCTACCTGGCCACCGGCGTGGCGCCGGAGCTGGCCGGCCTGGCCTGGATAGGCCTGGACGACTTCCTGCCCGACCATGCCACCGTGGCTTGGCGCCGCCAGCACTTGCCAGGCGTGATGCCGCGTTTCCAGTGCAATTCCATGCAGTCGGCCATCGAGCTGGTTCGGGCCGGGCTGGGCGCGGCGATACTGCCCGAGTTCGTCTTGCCCCGGTTCCCGGATGTGCTGCCGCTCACCCCACCCTTGCCGGCGTGCGATACCGCGCTATGGCTGCTGACCCGCCCGGATTGCCGGGCCCTGCGCGCGGTGGTGACCTTGTTCGACGAATTGGCCGCATCGATTCGCCTGGCTTGA
- a CDS encoding CTP synthase C-terminal region-related (seleno)protein has product MSMQTVHIALVGDHDKTVPAHQAIPIALHQAAEQLGLAVSFEWLPTDGITHARSLAGFDGIWCVPASPYRDMDGALLAIRHAREQGIPFLGSCGGFQHALIEYARNQLGWQDAVHGETTPDGKCLVIAPLACALVEVRGGIQLVAGSHIAQAYGTVEIDEGYHCRYGLNPAFAEQLLSGPLRASGHDANGEIRAVELTSHPFFVATLFQSERAALAGRLPPLAAAFLQACAKGSS; this is encoded by the coding sequence ATGAGCATGCAAACCGTGCATATCGCCCTGGTCGGCGACCATGACAAAACCGTACCGGCACACCAGGCCATTCCGATAGCGTTGCACCAGGCAGCGGAACAGCTTGGGCTGGCGGTCAGTTTCGAATGGCTGCCGACCGATGGCATCACCCACGCCCGCAGCCTGGCCGGATTCGACGGCATCTGGTGCGTGCCGGCCAGTCCCTATCGCGATATGGATGGCGCCCTGCTCGCCATCCGCCATGCCCGCGAGCAAGGGATACCCTTTCTCGGCAGCTGCGGCGGCTTCCAGCATGCATTGATCGAATATGCCCGCAACCAGCTGGGCTGGCAGGATGCCGTTCACGGTGAAACCACGCCGGACGGCAAGTGCCTGGTGATTGCACCGCTGGCCTGCGCCCTGGTCGAAGTACGTGGCGGCATCCAGCTGGTAGCGGGTTCGCATATCGCGCAGGCTTACGGCACGGTCGAAATCGACGAAGGCTATCATTGCCGATATGGCCTCAACCCGGCCTTCGCCGAGCAGTTGCTCAGCGGCCCGCTGCGCGCCAGCGGCCATGATGCGAATGGTGAAATCCGGGCGGTGGAGCTGACAAGCCATCCCTTCTTCGTCGCGACCCTGTTCCAATCCGAACGAGCCGCACTGGCCGGCCGGTTGCCGCCACTGGCAGCCGCCTTCCTGCAGGCCTGCGCGAAAGGATCATCATGA
- a CDS encoding antibiotic biosynthesis monooxygenase family protein: MIAATPEPPYYAVIFSSLRSEADEGYAQAAERMLALARQQPGFLGVESARGEDGLGITVSYWRDEAAILAWKQHAEHSEVRRKGRDSWYAAFATRVCKVERAYAFER; encoded by the coding sequence ATGATCGCCGCCACACCTGAACCGCCCTATTACGCAGTGATCTTCAGTTCGCTTCGTAGCGAAGCGGACGAGGGTTATGCGCAGGCCGCCGAGCGCATGCTGGCGCTGGCGCGGCAGCAGCCCGGATTCCTCGGGGTGGAGTCGGCACGCGGCGAAGACGGCCTGGGCATCACCGTGTCCTATTGGCGCGACGAAGCCGCCATCCTTGCCTGGAAGCAGCATGCCGAGCATAGCGAGGTAAGGCGCAAAGGCCGGGACAGCTGGTATGCGGCTTTTGCCACGCGGGTATGCAAGGTCGAACGGGCCTACGCCTTCGAACGCTGA
- a CDS encoding RNA methyltransferase — translation MRIQDFHHSLAELGAKPCHIGRVSRAWLKGLPLDTGTRHQQSENYLPLSVRAGLPALQQGLEGLARLRSQHPAGDGSARLLVELADGQMVESVLLPRDGLCVSTQVGCAVGCVFCMTGKSGLLRQLGSAEIVAQVALARRERPVKKVVFMGMGEPAHNLDNVLEAIDLLGTDGGVGHKNLVFSTVGDPRVFERLPQQRVKPALALSLHTSRADLRRQLLPRAPQIDPADLMELGEAYARRVGYPIQYQWTLLKGINDSQEEMDAILRLFRGKFAVLNLIPYNSLESDEFQRPDRDDIQRMTRYLHERGVLTKVRNSAGQDIDGGCGQLRARAVQTVDISRLRQRSKA, via the coding sequence ATGCGCATTCAAGACTTTCACCATTCCCTCGCCGAGCTCGGCGCCAAACCCTGCCATATAGGCCGGGTAAGCCGCGCCTGGCTCAAAGGCCTGCCGCTGGACACCGGTACCCGTCACCAGCAATCCGAAAACTATCTGCCGCTGAGCGTACGGGCTGGCCTGCCGGCCTTGCAGCAAGGGTTGGAAGGGCTGGCGCGCCTGCGTTCGCAGCATCCGGCCGGCGATGGTTCGGCGCGGCTATTGGTCGAGTTGGCCGATGGGCAGATGGTGGAAAGCGTGCTGTTGCCGCGCGATGGCCTGTGCGTTTCCACCCAGGTCGGTTGCGCGGTGGGGTGCGTGTTCTGCATGACCGGCAAGAGCGGTCTGCTGCGCCAGTTGGGTAGTGCCGAGATCGTCGCGCAGGTGGCGCTGGCCCGGCGTGAGCGGCCGGTGAAGAAAGTGGTGTTCATGGGAATGGGCGAGCCCGCCCACAATCTGGACAACGTATTGGAGGCCATCGACCTGCTGGGTACCGATGGCGGGGTAGGGCATAAGAACCTGGTATTTTCCACGGTGGGTGATCCGCGGGTGTTCGAGCGGCTGCCGCAGCAGCGGGTCAAGCCGGCGCTGGCGCTATCGCTGCATACCAGCCGCGCGGATCTGCGCCGGCAACTGCTGCCGCGCGCACCGCAGATCGATCCGGCGGACTTGATGGAGCTGGGCGAGGCCTACGCGCGGCGGGTGGGTTATCCCATCCAGTATCAATGGACCTTGCTCAAGGGCATCAACGATAGCCAGGAAGAGATGGACGCCATCCTGCGGCTGTTCCGGGGCAAGTTCGCGGTGCTCAATCTGATCCCCTACAACAGCCTGGAATCGGACGAATTCCAGCGTCCCGACCGCGACGATATCCAGCGCATGACCCGCTACCTGCATGAGCGGGGAGTATTGACCAAGGTGCGCAATTCCGCCGGCCAGGACATCGACGGCGGTTGCGGCCAGTTGCGCGCCCGTGCCGTGCAGACGGTCGATATTTCGCGCTTGCGTCAGCGTTCGAAGGCGTAG